AGGCAGGACAATATCTGGGTCGGCACCCGCGGCGGAGGGTTGGCTCGCGTGCGGCAGCGGCAGTTCTTCGTCTGCGACCTGCGCAGCGGCATGCGCAATGAATTTGTGCGCAGCCTCGCCCAGGACCGGGCCGGGCGGATGTGGATTGTGACGACCGAAGGCGCGTTGGGCTGGTGGCATGAAGGCGCGTGGCATGAGCTCGAGCGGGCCGGACGGCCCCGGCTTGACGCCTTGGCTGTCTGCCCGGGCCGCGACGGCGGGGTTTGGATTTCAACCGCCCGTCGCGGCCTCTGGCGCTGGTCCGAGGGACGGGCTCCCGAGCGCGCGCTGGACGCCGGAGCGCTCCAGGAACCGGCGGTTGATTTGCTGGAGGACCGGCGCGGGCGCTTGTGGATGGTAACGGACAGTTCCGGCATTTACTGCCTCAACGGCGCCAACCTCACCGGCTACAGGGCGGAGCAGGGGCTGCCCGGCCGCTTCGTCCGGTGTGTGATCGAGGACGAGGCCGGCCAAATCTGGGCGGCAGACTGGAGAGGCGGCATCGCTCGTTTCCAGGGCCCGGATTGGGAGTTGGTGCGCCAGCCCAGCGGCCACCGGGATATGGTGCGCAGCCTTGTGGCCCTGGATGGCGCGCTCTGGATCGGCACCGATGCCGGCGGCCTGTTGCGTTTCAAAGAAGGCCACACCGCCCGCATCTCGGTGGACCAGGGATTGCCGGATAATTGCATCCAACAGCTCCTGCCCGATGGCCAGGGGTTCCTCTGGGGCTGCACCCCCTACCGGCTCTTCCGCATCCCCTTGGATCAGTTGAACACCGTTATGGATGGGCGCCAGGAGGCGGTGCTGGCAATGACTTACGGCCGCGGCGATGGATTGCCCGAGACGTCGTTTGGTGACTGGCATGACCCCCGTTGCTGGCGCACCGCCGAGGGAGAACTTTGGTTCGCTACCGCCAACGGCGCGATTCACTTCAATCCCAACGATTTGGGCGAGGGCAAGTCGCCCCAGGTGCTGCTGGAGCAAGTGCTGCTGGGCGGCAAACCTGTCAGAGGCGAAGCCCTGCAACGTCTGCGGCCCGGCCGCGGGCGCCTGGAGTTCCAGTTCACCGCGCCTTGCTTGACCGCGCCGGAACGCATTCGCTTTCGCTACCAGTTGACCGGGGTGGACGCGGACTGGGTGGAGGCGGGGACTGCGCGATCGGCCACCTACGGCAGTCTGCCGGCCGGCGATCATGTGTTTCGTGTCCAGGCCTCGACCCCGGAAGGCGGATGGAATTCACGGCCCGCCACGGTCGCCTTATCCGTTCATCCCTATTTCTGGCAGAGTCATTGGTTCTTCGCCGCGGTCGTCGCCGCCCTTGCCGGCGGTGGCGTCTGGCTCTGGCGGCGTGCTACCGTGCGCCGGTTGGCGCACCGGCTCGAACGGCTGCGGCAGCAGCATGCGGTGGATCAGGAGCGGGCGCGCATCGCGCAGGATCTTCATGACGAGCTGGGCGCCAACCTGACCAGCATCGGCCTGCTGGCTGATATGGGGGCACGCCATAAAGCCGATCCCGCGGTGCTCACGCGCGATCTCGACCACATCTCCCAAACCGCACGCGAGAGCGTTTCCGCCATGGACGCGATCGTCTGGGCGCTCAACCCGCGCAACGATTCGCTGGATAACTTCGCCAACTATGTTGCCCAATTCACGCGGGACTTCTTCCGGCCCACCCAGGTGCGGACGCGGTTGGATCTGCCGGCGAATCTCCCAGAGCAGCCGATGGCCACGGAAACCCGGCACCAGCTCTTTCTTTTGGTCAAGGAGTCGTTCAACAACATTGTGCGCCATGCGGCGGCCACCGAAGTGCGCCTGGAACTGGCCTGCGCGAACGGCCAACTGCGCCTGACCATCGCGGATAACGGCAAGGGGTTGCCTGAGCAAGCAGCCGGTGCGGGCCAGAACGGCCTGGTTAACCTCCGCGAACGCATTGGGCGGCTGGGCGGGGCGCTCCGGGTCGAGAGCCAGCCAGGCCGGGGCACCCAGCTTGACTTTACCCTGCCGCTGGCGACATTCAGGGCGAGCTAAGTATGGCATTGCGAATTGCGATTGTGGAGGACGACCCGCGCTGGCGCTCGAACCTGGAAGCGCTGCTTCGCGAAACCGAGGGCCTGGAGTGCGTCGGCAGTTATCCTTCCGGCGAAGCGGCCATTGCCGATCTCCCGCAGCGCCGCCCGCAGGTCGTGCTGATGGACATCAACCTGCCGAAGATGTCGGGCGTGGAGTGCACCCGCCAGCTCCGCGCGCTGCTGCCGGAGGTGCAGATTGTGATGCTCACAGTCTATGACGACAGCGACCGCATCTTTCAGGCGCTGCAAATGGGGGCCAACGGCTACCTGCTCAAGCGCGCGTCCGCCGACGAGATCCTGCAGGCGATCCAGGATGTGCACCGCGGCGGCGCGCCCATGTCGGCTTATATCGCGCGCAAGGTGGTGCAGTCCTTTCAGCAGCAGGGGACGACTACCCGCCCGGACGAGGTGCTCTCCAAACGCGAAGCCGAAGTGCTCGGCTACGTCTCGCGGGGTTACAGCGACAAGGAAGTGGCCGAGGCCCTCGGCCTGACTCCCGCCACCGTTCGCAGTTATCTCAAAACCATCTACGGCAAGCTCCACGTGCATTCCCGCACCCAGGCCATCGCCAAAGCCGCCAAGTAGCCCCATGCCCTAATTTGAGGGTATTGTAAGCTGGCGGCGATAGGACGTAGGCTTGGAGCCGACTGAAACGTACCATTGCCACAATGAGAACCTGCTTCACGCCAGCCCTGCTGGCCAGCTCGCTGCTGACTTTGTTCGCCCTCGGCTCGGCATCCGGCGCTACAACAATCATCAGCGATAACTACACCGTCACCACCACCACCACAGGCTGGGCGCTCGACACCGGCGTCAACTTCGGCATCAATCCGCCCACGACCCGGCTGACCGGCACGGCGGCGGCCAACCTCCGATACATAGACACCATCACGGATGGGCGAGGCCCCGACAAGTATGGCATCAGCAACAACCGCCTGCTGGTCAAGCCTGGCGGCGGTGTCGGCCGGTTCGCCTTGGCGGCGGATGACACGACTCCTTTCGACTTCGCGACGGCGCTTGGGACAGTGGATGCCACGCCGGCCAATCCCGTGGTATATGACATCAAGATCGCCATGCGAAACGACGCCGACGGAATCGAGCGCCTGTCCTTCGGGCTGGCAACGGAGGAGGGCGATGTCAACAAGCTGGATTTCGGGGTGCAATTGGTGCATGCGGATGCCGCGGACAGTTTCTACACGATCTACAAGCGGATTGACCGAGGATCGTTCAATGGCACCGCCACTGCCGACGGTACCGGCGACGTCAACGCGATAATGGCGACGACGGCCAACAACACCACGGGCCAGTTGAACAACATCATGATTAGGGTAACGGACGCCGGGTCCGAAAGCGGAATGAATTACAACTCACGCGTTCAGGTGTCGCTCAACAACGGCAGCACGTGGGTCTACGACACCGACACCGACAGCGCGCTGCCCAATGGCTGGCGGCTGGACGGGCCGGGGCGGGTGTTCGTCTGGGACCAGGCCCCTAACGACGGAAACGTGTTTTACGACAATTTCTCTGTGGTCCGTCAGGGCACCGCCACCACCGCGCTGGTGTCGCCGCCGGATAACGCTCTGGGTCTCGGCCCAGTAGTCACGCTGACCGCGGCGGCCTCCAACTCGGTGCCGGGCGACCTGACGGTGACCTTTTACGCGCGCGAGGCGCCCAAGCCGTACCCGGGTTCGGACTTTTGCATCGCCGTGCTGCCCGACACGCAGAACTACGCGCGCGAGGCGGCTGGCAACGGCGATGCCAAGAAAGAGATGTGGTTCGCCCAGACCGACTGGATCGTCAGCCATCGGGTTTCCCACAACATCGTTTACGTGGCAGGACTCGGCGACATCGTGCAAAATGGCGATAGGAAAGACGGCAATCCCAATACCACCGAATGGCGCAATGCCACCAACGCGATGTATCGGCTGGAGAATCCGACCACCACCGGCCTGGCGGACGGCATCCCCTACGGCATGGCGGTGGGCAATCATGACCAGGAGCCGATGGGCGACGAGGACGGCACGACCACCCATTTCAACCAGTATTTCGGCGTGTCGCACTTTGCCGGCCGCTCCTATTACGGCGGCCACTATGGCGACAACAACGACAGCCATTACGGCGTGTTCAGTGCCAGTGGCTTGGACTTCATTGTGCTCTTCTTTGAATATGGCCGCTATGGTTCGGGTGTCCTGGACTGGGCCAATGGTGTCCTGGCGAGCCACCCAAACCATCGGGCTATCGTTGTGACCCATCACGCGGGCAGCGACCGGACCCCCAGCAGCTTCAGCGCGCAGGGGTCCGCCCTTTACAATGGGCTGAAGGCCAAGACGAACTTCTTCATGATGCTGGGCGGCCATGTCGCCGCAAATGGGGGTGAAGGCTCGCGGTCGGATACGTATCTGGGAAGAACCGTCAGGACACTCATCTCGGATTACCAAGGCTGGATGAACGGCGGCAACGGGTATATGCGGCTGATGTATTTCTCGCCGAGCAACAGCACCGTCACGATCAAGACCTATTCCCCCTGGCTCAATCAATACAAGACCGACGCCAACAGCCAGATGTCGTTCGCTTACCAGATGCCTTTGCCCAGCGGCCCCGGTTCTGCCGGGACACCCTACATCGCGGTGGGCACCAACACCGGCGTCGCCCCCAACACCCTTAGTAGTTTCCCGTGGACGGGGGTGCAGGCTAAGAAGTCCTATGATTGGTACGTGAAGGTAGCGGACGCAACCGGAAATACCGTGACCAGCGCGGAGTGGCAATTCACCACCCTGGCCAAGTTCGCCCCCAACGCCCCGCCCGTCGCCGGCAATCCATTCCTGATGATCCCCGGCGACGCCCCGGCCGTGTTGACGCTCCCGGCCACGGATCCCAACGGCGATCCGCTGACTTTCCAAATCACCAGCGAGCCGCTGAACGGCTCGATCATGGATTTCAATCCCGGCACCGGCACCCTCACTTACCTGCCCGTGCGGGGGTATCGCGGACCGGACCGGATCAGCTTCGTGGCCAGCGACGGCATGGACGACAGCCCGATCGCATCGGTGAACTTGAGCCTCTCCGCGCCGCCCGACGCAAATGCCAACGGCCTGCCCGATGCCTGGGAAACTCTCTACGGGGTTGCCGACCCGGACGCGGACGAAGACGGAGACGGCTCGAGCAACCTGGCGGAGTACCGGGCCAACACCAACCCCACCAACGCCGCCTCCGCGCTGCGCATTCTGTCCGTAGAGAACATCTACACCGGCGATATTGATCTGGTGTGGACTTCGGTCGGCGGCACGCGCTACCGGGTGCAATACTCGGATGGTGATGCCGGCGGCGGGCTCACCGGCCCCTTCATAGATATCCTCCGCTTCCTCTACGATGAAATGGATCCGGCCCCTTACGGCGAAGCCTCCCTGCAAAGCTTCTCCGATGTTGCGCCGGCCAGCAAAGCGCGCTTCTATCGCATCCGGACCGTTCCGTAACCAGTGTTTCTCCGTCGAAGCATGCTCATGCTGCTCCTGGCGGCTGGCGGAGCACTTGCCCTAATCCATTCAACTGCCAACGCCTGGAACGGCCTGGGACACCGGGCGGTGGCCGAGTTGGTCTGGCGCCAGATGGACGAGGCGGAGCGGCGCGCGGCCTCGGACCTGTTGCGGCAGCATCCGCACTACGCCCGCATCCTCACGGCGGACGTGCCCGCCGGGGCGGACACGAATAAATGGGCCTTCCTCACCGCCGCCGTCTGGCCGGATCGCGTCCGCCCGGCGGGACCGGGGCACCCGCCCAAGCCGGAGTCCGTCACGAAGTACAACGTTTACCCGCACGGGGTCGAGATGCCGTTTGCGCGCAGGGCCGATTCAACCCGCGCCTTGCTGAAACAGTATCCCGCCGTCGAACCCACCGCCCGGATCGCCCTGGCCGATTGCATTGCCACCCTCAAGAACCGGAAGGCCAGCCCGCACGACCGCGCGGTGAGCCTGGCCTGGACACTCCATCTGCTCGCCGACCTGCACCAGCCGCTGCACTGCGCCAACCTGGTGACGAAGGAGAGGATCCGCGACCTCTCCGCCGGCGGCGGGTTCCTCGTGCGCAACGGCGCTGGCAATGTTGTGAGCCTGCATGCCTTCTGGGATCAACTGCCCGGCGTGGATCAATCCTATGGCAGGGTCATCGCTCTGGCGGACGAATTGGCCCGCGACCCGGACCTCCAGCCGGCAGCGCTCCCGGAGCGCCGACGGCACCGCACCCTCGCCTCCTGGGTGCGGGAAAGCCATCGGATCGCCGTGGACTTCGCCTACGCGGCGAACCGCGTCCAGTTCGCTCATGCCGACGCCGTGGAATCCGGCAAAACCCCGGCCGCCGCCATCCCGGCCATAGCGCCAGATTACCTGGAGGCGGCGCAAGGAATTGCGCGGCGCCGGCTGGCATTGGCGGCCCTGCGCCTGGCAGACGTGCTGCCGCGAAAATGGTGAAGCGCGGGCGCGCGCCCCCGCCTGACGCCCACTTGCCGACTCTGCCCTAATTTTAGGGTATTCTCAGCCGCAGAGATCGGACCTAGGCTAGGTCGCAACCAGTACCAAGCACATTGCCCCTATGAGAACCTTGCTTAAGCCAAATCTGCTGGTCGGCTTGCTCCTGGCTGTCCTCGCGGCCAACTATGCCTCCGGCGTGGAGACGATTATCTACGATAATTACAATGCAGTTCCGAACACCATCGGCTTTGCGCTCCAGAAAGGTATCAATTCCGGGATCACTAATACCAGCGGCACGCGGTTGACGGGAACCCTCATCACCGTGGATAACCGGAACCTGCGTTATATCAATACAGGTTTGAAACCCGACTCGGTTTACTCGATGAACAGCGGCGGCACCAGGGCACGTGTCGGGACCGACAATCATTTCGGACAGTTCACTCTCTCTACAGGAGGGTCGTCGCCTACTGCGTTCGACTTTGCTTCGGCCATTGGCAGCGGCGGCGCGACCCCCGGCAACCCGCTCGTTTACGACGTTGCGATCGGCATGGAGAACAATGATGGTGCAATGGCGAGAATGTCGTTCGGCATCTCAACTACCGCACCCGCCCCTGATCCCAATACTATTGGGAATGATACTTTCGATTTTGGCGTTCAGATTTATAGAGCCGCCACTGGTGATGCCAACAACACGGTTGGAAAACTGATTGATTTCGGCTCATCAGGCGTGACTGACATAAAAGCACCCATCGAGACCACCACTGTGGCCATGGGGAGCCTGATTTCTTTCTTGATCCGCGTGACCGATGCGGGGTCGGAAAGTGGCGCCAATTATCACTCGCGGGTGCAGGTTTCACGGAACGCGGGCAGCACTTGGATTTACGACACTGACACAGATGAAAACCTTCCCAACGGCTGGCGGTTCGATGGCGCAACCCGTTATCTTGTTTGGGATGTTGCCCAAGATGTCAATTCGGCAACTTTCGAAAACTTCTCGGTCAAGGTCTATACCTCAACCTGGAACGGAGGCGGAGGCGGCAATGACTGGTCCACCGCCGCCAATTGGTCGAGCGACTTGGTTCCCAGTACGACTGTCGGCGAGCAGTTGACCTTCGCCGGTTCGACGCGACTGACTCCCAACATGGAGGGCGACTACAGCATCCAGGGGCTGAAGTTCGCCAGCGGCGCCGGCTCGTTTACCATCGGCGCGACGGCAGGGAAGACGCTCACGTTACACGGGGATATCCTCCAGAACTCGGCCAACGCGCAGACGCTCAACACGCCCATGGCCATCGCTGCCACGCGCACTGTCAACACGGCGAGCGGCGACCTGACGATCGGCGGCGCGATCAGCGGCGCGGGCGGGATCACCAAGACCGGCAGTTCCACGCTCACTTTGGGCGGCGCCAACACCTACTCCGGCAGCACTACCGTCAGCGCCGGCACGGTGCGGGTGAACAACACGAGCGGCAGCGGGACCGGCAGCGGGGCCGTAGCAGTTCAGACCGGGGCCACCTTGGGCGGCAGCGGCGCCATCAGTGGTGCCGTTACGGTAAATTCCGGCGGCACGCTCGATCCCGGCGCGGCCGCCAATTCCATCGGCACGCTGACGCTGAATGCCGCGCCGAGCTTGAGTGGCACCGTCGTCATGCAGATCCACAAGTCTGATTCGGTCTGCACCGCCGACAAGGTCAGCCTGACATCGGGAGGGTTCAACTACGGCGGCACGTTGACGGTAACGGAGCTTGCCGGGAGCGATGCACTCAGTGGCGGGGAAGTGTTCGACCTGTTCGATGCCGCGGAATTCACCGGCAGCTTCGGCACCATCAACCTGCCGACGCTCCCGACTCAAACGCCTGCGCTGAACTGGTACACGGGCAACCTGGCCGTGAACGGCACCATCGCGGTCAATCGCGCGCCGACGGCGGACGACTACGATCTCACCCGCGCCAAAGGGGTTTCGATGAAGATTAACAAAGCCAGTTTGAGCGCCGATTTGATAGATAAGGCGAGCGACGCGGACGACGGCGACACGCTCAGCTATGATGGGTTGGTGAGCCTGACCAGCAACCAGGGGGTGGCGGTGACGGAGACCACCGCTTACTACCTCTACTACCCAATCAACGACAATGCCGACTGGCTCGATTACAAGGTGAAGGACAACCGCGGGGGCCTGGTCACGAAGAAGCTCAACATCACCGTCGAGCCTTTTTATGGTTCCGTGCACATTCAACATTACGGTGGGGGGCAGGTAACGCTGTCATTCTGGGGCATTCCCGGTTATAGCTATTTCGTCCAACGCTCGTGTGGGGACACCTCTCACTTTGAAGACCTGGCGGTGAACAATCCGGTCATCTGTTCGGAGTCTGGCCTGGTCACCTACACCGACACGCCGGGATCGGAGTGCAACCCGGCCTTCTATCGGCTGCGAACCCCTTGACCGACACCTTGACGGAGACATGCGGATCCCAGTCTGTTGCGACGGTGCCAATGGAGCGCGGACATTCTTGTCCGCTCCGGGGTCAACCGGCGGCCAGGCGGACAGGAATGTCCGCGCTCCTGCCAGAAACTGAGATGCATCGCCGTGAGCAGGCCGGGGTCATGCAGCCGCGAATGAAATCCATTGGCGCGGTCTTGCTGGCAGCGCTCCTGGCGGGCTCCGCCTTCGCCGGTCAGCGGCCCAACATTGTCTTCTTCATCGCCGACGATCTCGGCTACGGCGACTTGAGCTGCTACGGCCAGCAGCGGTTCCAGACGCCCAACATTGACCGCCTCGCCCGCGAGGGCATGAAGTTCACCGCGCATTACTCCGGCCACAACGTCTGCGCGCCCTCCCGCTGCGTGCTCATGACCGGCAAACACCCGGGCCACGCTTACATCCGCGACAACCGCGGCGGCCTCGGCCCGGAAGGCGAAGGCCAGGAGCCCGTCCCGGCGGGCGAGCTCAAGCTCCCGCTCACGCTCAAGAGCCTGGGCTATACCCTGGGCGGCTTCGGCAAGTGGGGCCTGGGAGCGGTCGGCACCACCGGCGAGCCGGCCCGGCAGGGCTTCGACGTGTTCTTCGGCTACAACTGCCAGGCCGTCGCCCACAACTACTACCCGACGCACCTTTGGTCCAACGACACGCGGGTCGCCCTGGGCAATCCCGCCTTCAGCGCCCGCCAGAAGCTGCCCGCGGGGGCGGACCCCAACGCGCCCGAGAGCTACGCGAAGTTCTCCGGCACCCAGTACGCGCCCGACCTCATCGGCGCCCAGGCCCTCAAGTTTGTTCGTGACAACCGAGACCGCCCGTTCTTCCTCTACTTCCCCACGACCGTCCCCCATCTCGCCTTGCAGGTGCCCGAGGACTCGCTCCGCCCATTCGCGGGCAAGTTCCCCGAGACCCCTTACCCCGGGGACCGCGGCTACCTGCCGCACCGCGCGCCGCGGGCGGCCTACGCGGCCATGATTGCGCGCATGGACCGGGAGGTCGGCCGCATCCTCGACCTCGTCAAGGACCTTGGCCTGGAGGAGAACACCATCTGTGTCTTCACCAGCGACAACGGCCCGCTCTACGACCAACTGGGAGGCACCGACGCCGAGTTCTTCAACAGCCACGCGGGCTTGCGGGGCCGCAAAGGTTCTTACTACGAAGGCGGCTTTCGCGTGCCGTGCCTGGTGCGCTGGAAAGGGAGAATCACGCCCGGCTCTGTGAGCGCCCGCGTGACCGGCTTCGAGGACTGGCTGCCAACGCTGCTCGAACTGATCGGCGAAAAGTCCAGCACGCCCGGCGGCATTGACGGCATCAGCTTCGCGCCGACCTTGCTGGGAAAGAGGCAGGAGGCGCGTCCGTTCCTGTATCGCGAAGCCCCCGGCTACGGCGGCCAGCAATGCGCGCGCATTGGTGACTGGAAAGCCATCCGCACCAACCTGAACCCCCGGCCCCGCGCGCGCGACACGCAGCCCGCCCCGCTGGAACTCTACGACCTTGCCCGGGACCCCGGCGAAACCAACAACGTGGCGCGGCAACACCCGGAAGTCGTTAAACGGCTCAGCGCCCTCATGCGACAGCAGCACGTCAAGTCCGCCCTGTTCCCCATCCGGGCGCTGGACGGCGTCGCCGAGTGATTACGCCCGCGGGTCGCCCCCGTGATACCCTAATTTGAGGGTATTCCCAAGCAGCGGGCTTTGTGGCTAAACTTCGCAAGATAATGTGACAGGGCGACCGAATGCGCCCATAATACAACGCGTAGTACAACTATGAAGAACCTGATACAAGCTATTGCCGTCCTCCTCCTGGCCTGCGCGACCGCCCAGGCCGAGGACATCCTCCTCATCTCCGATAATTACGACGTGACGGATTCCGCCACCGGTTTTGGAGCGAACAGCGGTGTCAACAAGCAGATCGCGACTCGGATGACAGGCAGCGCGGCAACCGGCCTCAGCTACATCCAGACCGCGACCGACAAAAGTGCCGCGGCCTTCAGCATCACAGGGGGCAAGATTGCGGTTAAGCGGAGCCCCAACTCGGGCCGGTTCACTCTTTCCGCGGATGGAACAACGGCTTTCAACCTGGCTTCGGTGCTCGGGACGGCATCGGCCACGCCAGCCGCTCCAGTGATCTATGAAATCACCATGAGCATGGCCAACACCTACCAGAATACCACGCGCTTCTCCTTCGCGCTCGCCACGGTGGAAAGCAACGCCAACGTCTGGGATTTCGGCATTCAGCTCTATCGCGCTGACGGCGCGGATGATTTTTACCAAATCGGGAAGCGTATTGACTCGGGATCACGTGTGGGTGCCCAAACTCCTGATGCTGCGGGTGACATTAATGAGTCCATCATCGCGACTGAGGCCGGAACTTACGGCAGCGAACTGAACTTCCTCATGCGAGTTACAGACGCAGGTGCCGAAAGTGGAGCCAACTATCACTCACAACTCCAACTTTCGCTTGATGGGGGCAACAGTTGGTTTTATGACACCGCCAAGGATGAGGATTTGCCCAACGGCTGGCGATTGGATGGCGCGGGCAGGTATTTGAGTTGGGATCAGGCTGGCGCCGGAAGCGGTATCACCGCTCCAACGGTCACCTACGACAACTTCTCGGTGACGATTGTTCCGGAACCTTCTTCACTGGCGCTGGGGCTTCTGGCGGGTGCCGTCGGTCTGATCTGGCGTCGCCGGTAACGACTGGGATAGCAGCCGTTCTCTTTCACGCACCGTCTTCGGGCGGTGCTTTTTTTTTGGTTCTTCACGGAATTCCAGGAAGTGCCAACGGTGGTCTTCTCCCGCATAACCCGGATCGTCG
The DNA window shown above is from Candidatus Paceibacterota bacterium and carries:
- a CDS encoding PEP-CTERM sorting domain-containing protein, with product MKNLIQAIAVLLLACATAQAEDILLISDNYDVTDSATGFGANSGVNKQIATRMTGSAATGLSYIQTATDKSAAAFSITGGKIAVKRSPNSGRFTLSADGTTAFNLASVLGTASATPAAPVIYEITMSMANTYQNTTRFSFALATVESNANVWDFGIQLYRADGADDFYQIGKRIDSGSRVGAQTPDAAGDINESIIATEAGTYGSELNFLMRVTDAGAESGANYHSQLQLSLDGGNSWFYDTAKDEDLPNGWRLDGAGRYLSWDQAGAGSGITAPTVTYDNFSVTIVPEPSSLALGLLAGAVGLIWRRR